One uncultured Fretibacterium sp. DNA window includes the following coding sequences:
- a CDS encoding OsmC family protein: MADVGKTFKLRAEERDAYSFEYTVGRHRLLMSRTMKSDSLPVVGFCPVDLLLAGIAGCLGMTIRATMEEKGLAYEDLRIEIEGVRSPGTGRSALDTVRTKVFMRTGASLEQVRAVVEESEADCTVRSTIDHAPVFETEVVLES, encoded by the coding sequence AAGCTGAGGGCGGAGGAGCGCGACGCCTACTCCTTCGAGTACACGGTGGGGCGGCACAGGCTGCTGATGAGCCGGACGATGAAGTCCGATTCTCTGCCGGTGGTCGGGTTCTGCCCCGTGGACCTGCTTCTTGCGGGGATAGCGGGATGCCTTGGGATGACCATCCGGGCGACGATGGAGGAGAAGGGGCTGGCTTACGAGGATCTGCGGATCGAGATCGAGGGGGTGCGTTCCCCGGGTACCGGCCGCTCCGCTCTCGATACTGTCAGAACAAAGGTCTTCATGAGGACCGGGGCGTCCCTTGAGCAGGTTCGGGCCGTCGTGGAGGAGAGCGAAGCAGACTGCACGGTGCGCAGTACGATCGACCATGCTCCCGTCTTCGAGACGGAGGTCGTGTTGGAAAGTTGA